A region from the Haloarcula limicola genome encodes:
- a CDS encoding acyl-CoA carboxylase subunit beta, protein MKVRIAAGASREEASAIAAAVAEHVGETVEVFVGDSDEPTLVREVSETDDDGTDSSPETDEDLGPTDREERLREEIADIERGGPEKYRERLAEQGKLFVRDRLDLWFGDDGLDFEDGRFANFDNWHPDSPDIEASDNDDRLPADGLVTGAGTLDGRKVHVAANDFTVKAGSVAKRGVEKFLRLQQRALKTGRPALYLVDSSGGRIDQQRGFFANREGIGKFYYNHSILSGAVPQICVLYGPCIAGAAYTPVFSDFTVMVRGMSALAIASPRMVEMVTGEDIDLETLGGPDVHARHSGSADLVADDEEHARELVADLVTYLPDNCEEKPPTRDPVAPSKSPESLDSVVPREPNKGYDMHRVVDRVVDGDSFFELQPEYGKEILTGFARIDGRTVGVVANQPGHRAGAIFPDSARKAAEFVWKCDAFNVPLLYLCDTPGFMAGSGVEKEGILEAGKKMIYATSSATVPKQCVVVRKAYGAGIYAMSGPAYDPEATLALPSGEIAIMGPEAAINAVYANKLDAIDDPEERAEREAELREEYRRDIDAHRMASEVVIDEIVPPSDLRAELAARFEMYETVEKDRPEKKHGAIL, encoded by the coding sequence ATGAAGGTACGTATCGCGGCGGGCGCGAGCCGCGAGGAAGCGTCCGCTATCGCCGCAGCCGTCGCCGAACACGTCGGCGAGACCGTCGAGGTGTTCGTCGGCGACAGCGACGAACCGACGCTCGTCCGCGAAGTCAGCGAGACGGACGACGACGGAACCGACAGCTCTCCCGAAACGGACGAGGACCTCGGTCCGACCGACCGCGAGGAGCGACTGCGCGAGGAGATCGCCGACATCGAGCGCGGCGGCCCGGAGAAGTACCGCGAGCGACTGGCCGAACAGGGGAAGCTCTTCGTCCGCGACCGCCTCGACCTCTGGTTCGGCGACGACGGATTGGACTTCGAGGACGGCCGGTTCGCCAACTTCGACAACTGGCATCCGGACAGCCCGGACATCGAGGCGAGCGACAACGACGACCGACTCCCGGCCGACGGCCTCGTCACCGGCGCGGGGACGCTCGACGGCCGGAAGGTCCACGTCGCCGCGAACGACTTCACCGTCAAGGCCGGCTCCGTCGCCAAGCGCGGCGTCGAGAAGTTCCTCCGCCTCCAGCAGCGCGCGCTGAAGACCGGCCGGCCGGCGCTGTACCTCGTGGACTCCTCGGGCGGCCGGATCGACCAGCAGCGGGGCTTCTTCGCTAACCGCGAGGGAATCGGGAAATTCTACTACAACCACTCGATTCTCTCGGGGGCGGTCCCGCAGATCTGTGTCCTCTACGGTCCCTGTATCGCCGGTGCGGCGTACACGCCGGTCTTCTCCGATTTCACCGTCATGGTCCGCGGGATGAGCGCGCTGGCCATCGCCTCGCCGCGGATGGTCGAGATGGTCACCGGCGAGGACATCGACCTGGAGACGCTCGGCGGCCCGGACGTACACGCCCGTCACTCCGGCAGCGCGGACCTGGTGGCCGACGACGAGGAGCACGCCCGCGAACTCGTCGCCGACCTCGTCACGTATCTGCCCGACAACTGCGAGGAGAAACCGCCCACTCGGGACCCCGTCGCCCCGTCGAAATCACCGGAGAGCCTCGATAGCGTCGTCCCGCGGGAGCCGAACAAGGGCTACGACATGCACCGGGTCGTCGACCGCGTGGTGGACGGGGACTCCTTCTTCGAACTCCAGCCGGAGTACGGCAAGGAGATTCTCACCGGGTTCGCGCGCATCGACGGCCGCACCGTCGGCGTGGTCGCCAACCAACCCGGCCACCGCGCCGGGGCCATCTTCCCCGACTCGGCCCGCAAAGCGGCGGAGTTCGTCTGGAAGTGCGACGCGTTCAACGTCCCGCTGCTGTACCTCTGTGACACGCCGGGGTTCATGGCCGGGTCCGGCGTCGAGAAGGAGGGGATCCTGGAGGCCGGCAAGAAGATGATCTACGCCACCTCCTCGGCCACCGTCCCGAAGCAGTGCGTCGTCGTCCGGAAGGCCTACGGCGCGGGCATCTACGCCATGTCCGGTCCGGCCTACGACCCCGAGGCGACGCTCGCGCTCCCGAGCGGCGAGATAGCCATCATGGGGCCGGAGGCGGCCATCAACGCCGTCTACGCCAACAAGCTCGACGCCATCGACGACCCCGAGGAACGGGCCGAGCGCGAGGCCGAACTGCGCGAGGAGTACCGCCGCG
- a CDS encoding class 1 fructose-bisphosphatase yields the protein MSKSSDASAAQADQTVAQVIDTIADTAADVRTAIATEREHSGTVNPSGDEQLAADVRADELFEQRMLAIDGVASYASEERADVTTTDGHVHMAMDPLDGSSNLEPNSGMGTIFGVYSEQPPTHGKNLLAAGFVIYGPVTSMVVARDGAVKEYILDSEEKRLVDDDVTVPEDPTVFGFGGGVDSWTDNFGSFAEEVRQELKLRYGGAMIADINQVLNYGGIFAYPALESSPDGKLRLQFEGQPMAYIVETAGGRSSDGSTSLLDRNPDELHERTPLHLGNADLIDRLEASVEQYPQ from the coding sequence ATGAGTAAATCATCCGACGCTTCGGCCGCCCAGGCCGACCAAACGGTCGCACAGGTAATCGACACTATCGCGGACACCGCCGCGGACGTACGCACGGCGATCGCCACGGAGCGCGAACACAGCGGGACGGTCAACCCCAGCGGCGACGAGCAACTGGCCGCCGACGTTCGCGCGGACGAACTGTTCGAACAGCGCATGCTCGCCATCGACGGCGTGGCCTCCTACGCCAGCGAGGAGCGAGCGGACGTGACGACGACCGACGGGCACGTTCACATGGCGATGGACCCGCTCGACGGCTCCTCGAACCTCGAGCCCAACAGCGGGATGGGGACCATCTTCGGCGTCTACAGCGAACAACCCCCCACCCACGGGAAGAACCTGCTGGCGGCCGGGTTCGTCATCTACGGTCCCGTCACCTCGATGGTCGTCGCCCGCGACGGCGCGGTCAAGGAGTACATCCTCGACAGCGAGGAGAAGCGCCTCGTCGACGACGACGTGACCGTCCCCGAGGACCCGACCGTGTTCGGCTTCGGCGGCGGCGTCGACTCCTGGACCGACAACTTCGGCTCGTTCGCCGAGGAGGTCCGTCAGGAGTTGAAACTGCGCTACGGCGGTGCGATGATCGCCGACATCAATCAGGTACTCAACTACGGCGGTATCTTCGCCTACCCCGCGCTGGAGTCCAGTCCCGACGGGAAACTCCGCCTCCAGTTCGAGGGGCAGCCGATGGCCTACATCGTCGAGACGGCCGGCGGCCGCTCCTCCGACGGCTCTACCTCTCTGCTCGATCGGAACCCCGACGAACTCCACGAGCGCACGCCGCTTCACCTCGGAAATGCTGACCTCATCGACCGCCTCGAAGCGTCGGTCGAGCAGTATCCGCAGTAG
- a CDS encoding 3-hydroxyacyl-CoA dehydrogenase family protein encodes MELDEIDTVGVVGAGTMGNGIAQVAATAGYDVVMRDVEQRFVSAGFEAIDDSLDRLVARDELTREEADRARGRIDGTTDLDDLADCDLVVEAVTEDMDVKQSVFSDLAETCDPEAVLATNTSTLSITTIASAVDRSERVLGLHFMNPVPVMKGVEVVVGEKTGEETLALGHAFAEDLEKETWEADDKPGFVVNRILMPWINEGIRAYDEGVAEEADIDRGMTLGTNVPMGPLELADHIGLDVVLDASETLHEELGDRYQPAYLLKRKVAAGDLGKKTGAGFYEYD; translated from the coding sequence ATGGAACTCGACGAGATCGACACCGTGGGCGTCGTCGGCGCGGGAACGATGGGAAACGGCATCGCGCAGGTCGCCGCGACCGCCGGCTACGACGTGGTGATGCGCGACGTCGAACAGCGCTTCGTCTCCGCGGGGTTCGAGGCCATCGACGACAGCCTCGACCGACTGGTCGCCCGCGACGAGCTCACCCGCGAAGAGGCTGACCGCGCGCGCGGCCGCATCGACGGGACCACCGACTTGGACGATCTCGCTGACTGTGACCTCGTCGTCGAGGCGGTCACCGAGGACATGGACGTCAAGCAGTCCGTCTTCTCGGATCTCGCCGAGACCTGCGACCCGGAGGCGGTTCTCGCGACGAACACCAGCACGCTCTCGATCACCACTATCGCCAGCGCCGTCGACCGTTCCGAGCGCGTGCTCGGTCTTCACTTCATGAACCCCGTGCCGGTGATGAAGGGCGTCGAAGTCGTCGTCGGCGAGAAGACGGGCGAGGAGACGCTCGCGCTCGGTCACGCCTTCGCCGAGGACCTCGAAAAGGAGACGTGGGAGGCCGACGACAAGCCCGGCTTCGTCGTCAACCGCATCCTGATGCCGTGGATCAACGAGGGGATCCGCGCCTACGACGAGGGCGTCGCCGAGGAGGCGGACATCGACCGGGGGATGACGCTCGGCACGAACGTCCCGATGGGGCCGCTGGAACTGGCCGACCACATCGGCCTCGACGTCGTACTGGACGCCTCCGAGACGCTCCACGAGGAACTGGGCGACCGCTACCAGCCGGCGTATCTCCTGAAGCGCAAGGTCGCCGCCGGCGACCTCGGGAAGAAGACCGGCGCGGGCTTCTACGAGTACGACTGA
- a CDS encoding acyl-CoA dehydrogenase has translation MDFSPSAEQRQIREMVAEFVDEEVVPRAADIDADDEFPRDLVEQMAELGLMGMPIPEEYDGAGLDYHSYAMALEEISRGSGGLGTIVAAHISLACNMVYEFGDEAQRETYLAPMAAGEDIGAFALSEAGAGSDVPAMETTAERSEAQSASERSGVAAEREGDGYVVNGGKLWISNGSVADTVVLFAKTDPEAGNKGISSFVVRPEEDDGFVVEGTEHKLGDKGCPTAELRFDDMYLPEDRRLGEEGRGFVHALKTLNGGRITIAARGVGIAQAALDESLRYAQDREQFDQPISEFQAIQHKLADMDTKTEAARMLMHRAADLKERGEPFVKEAAQAKLYASEVSREVANEGIQIHGGYGYTKDFPVERFYRDAKLNEIYEGTSEVLRNTIADQLLD, from the coding sequence ATGGATTTCAGTCCCTCTGCGGAGCAGCGCCAGATACGGGAGATGGTCGCGGAGTTCGTAGACGAGGAGGTCGTCCCCCGGGCGGCCGACATCGACGCGGACGACGAGTTTCCGCGCGACCTCGTCGAACAGATGGCTGAGTTGGGGCTGATGGGGATGCCGATTCCCGAGGAGTACGACGGTGCCGGTCTCGATTATCACAGCTACGCGATGGCGCTCGAAGAGATCTCGCGCGGCAGCGGCGGTCTCGGCACCATCGTCGCCGCCCACATCTCGCTCGCGTGCAACATGGTCTACGAGTTCGGCGACGAGGCCCAGAGGGAGACCTACCTCGCGCCGATGGCCGCGGGCGAGGACATCGGCGCGTTCGCCCTCTCGGAGGCCGGAGCCGGCAGCGACGTGCCGGCGATGGAGACCACGGCGGAGCGTAGCGAGGCGCAAAGCGCCTCGGAACGGAGCGGCGTAGCCGCGGAGAGAGAGGGCGACGGCTACGTCGTGAACGGCGGCAAACTCTGGATCTCGAACGGCTCGGTCGCCGACACGGTCGTCCTCTTCGCCAAGACGGACCCCGAGGCGGGCAACAAAGGAATCTCCTCCTTCGTCGTCCGCCCGGAGGAGGACGACGGGTTCGTCGTCGAGGGGACCGAACACAAACTCGGCGACAAGGGTTGTCCGACCGCCGAGTTGCGCTTCGACGACATGTATCTCCCCGAAGACCGCCGCCTCGGCGAGGAGGGCCGCGGGTTCGTCCACGCGCTGAAGACGCTCAACGGCGGGCGCATCACCATCGCCGCCCGCGGCGTCGGCATCGCACAGGCCGCCCTCGACGAGTCGCTTCGGTACGCACAGGACCGCGAGCAGTTCGACCAGCCCATCAGCGAGTTCCAGGCCATCCAGCACAAACTCGCCGACATGGACACCAAGACGGAGGCCGCCCGAATGTTGATGCACAGGGCCGCCGACCTGAAAGAGCGCGGCGAACCGTTCGTCAAGGAGGCCGCGCAGGCCAAGCTCTACGCCAGCGAAGTCTCCCGCGAGGTGGCGAACGAGGGCATCCAGATCCACGGCGGCTACGGCTACACCAAGGACTTCCCCGTCGAGCGGTTCTACCGCGACGCCAAGCTCAACGAGATCTACGAGGGGACCAGCGAAGTGCTGCGCAACACCATCGCGGACCAGTTGCTGGACTGA